The DNA region ACCCCAATTTTTTACTATAATAATCAAAAGAAGGAATATCAGTTATAAAATAATCAATTTGCCTACTAGCTAAAGATTGTAATCCATCTTTAATACTACCAAACTCCCTTAATTTTTCTATATTAGTATAATCTTTTTTTATTTTTTCAGAAATAATATAATTATCAACAGTTCCTATTATCTTTTTATTTACAATTGAATCTATAGATTTTATATATTTATTATTAGTATTTGTTCCAATTATTACAAAATCATTTGTAAAATAAGATGTTGTGAAATTCATATATTTAGCTCTAGAAGCTGAATATGAAATAGCATCAATTACATCAATCTTTTTAACTTTCATTTGTTCTAAAGTCTCTAACCAATTTTTAGTTTTTATTAATTTAAAATCAATTTGAGAATTTTGATTAATAGATTTAAACAAATCAGGAATAATTCCTACATAATTACCATTTTTGTCATAATAAGAGAAAGGATGCCAATGTCCATCCCCAGCTATTTTTATAGGAGAGTTTTTTTTCAACCAATCTAACTCTTCTTGTGTAAAAAGATTTTTTGAATTATATAATTTTATATTTGTTGAATCAAAAATCCATTTTTTATTTATTTGTTTTCTTCTCTCTTTTGATATATGCATTAAAGCTTTTTGTATAATACTAAAAAGTATCTGCTTATCTTTTATTACTGCCATAGATAATCTTGCATTATCAAAATCAGCTTTAAATTTAACCTCAAGATTTGTTAACATATGTTTATTTATATAATAAGATATTACAGGCATATTTCCAATATAAATATCAGCTCTATTATACGAAACATAATTAATAGCTTCTTCATTAGATTTTGTGAAAATAAATTTTAAATTAGGAAATCTTTTTTTTAATCTTTCATGAATATAATTAGCTTCAGGAAGTGCAATTGTTAGATCTTTAATCTCTTGAAGATTATTAATTTTTAAGTCTTTTCTTGAAACTACTACAATATCTGCAAGTAAATATGGCTCTGTAAAATCAAGATACATACTTCGATCTTCTGTATTATCTGCACATGCAAGCATATCAATTTTTTTTAATCGAATTTTTTGTAATACATTCGACCATTTATCAGAATAAATATCAAATTTTAAACCAGTTATTTTCGATATTTCTTTTAAATAATCAGAAGATATACCACTTTGAATATTTTGCTTATTTTTAAACTCAAATGGAGCCCAATTATTATCAACTCCAACTTTGACAATAGGATTTTTAGAAATCCACTCTTTTTCTTTATTTGTTAATAATAATGAAGCATTTAATGAAATAGAAAAGTAAACAAAAAAAAGGAAAAGAGAAAAAGATTTCATAGTAAACTCTTTAAATTAACTTAATTATTAATGTTAACTGAATTCTACTTAAACTAAAAAACTTCAAACCTCTGTTCTAATAATATTTTTTCATCATATAATATTTTTCCTATAAAAATATCACCTTTTTTAAAATTATCTACGCCAACTGGTGTTCCTGTCATTAATATATCAGCATCTTCAAAATCTAAAAAGGTATTTGCTTCATTGATAATATTTTCTGGTTTATTTATCATCAATGAAACTCCACCTTTTTGTTTTAATTCTTCATTTATGAATAATTGTAAACTTAATTTATTTACATCACCATCAAAAGATACAAATTTTGAGAATACTGCAGAATTTCTAAAAGCTTTGGCTCTTTCCCAAGGAAGACCAGCTTTTTTTAACTTTGATTGAACATGTCTTAATGTCAAATCAAGTCCAAAACCAACTGCACTAATTTTATTATTTTCCAATAAAAAACTAATCTCAGATTCATAGTGACAAGATGGTTCACCTTGTGGAAAAATTAATTTTTGAGAAATCGAAGAATTGGGTTTAATAAAAAATACCATTTCATCTGGTATATCATTATCTAATTCTTTTATATGTTCAACATAATTTCTTCCAATACAAACTACTTTTGAAGGCACAATTTTTATGTCATCATCTAATATTATACTTCTCATTTTCTACCTTAATATTTTTTTATAAAATCTTTTAAAATAACAGAAGTCATTCCCCAAATAACATCTTTTTTATATTTATATACCCAAACTTTATGTTTACTATTTCCCCATGGTTTATGATAAATTTCTGGCAGTTTCAATTTATCAGAAGGAAAATAAA from Malaciobacter molluscorum LMG 25693 includes:
- a CDS encoding fumarylacetoacetate hydrolase family protein; translation: MRSIILDDDIKIVPSKVVCIGRNYVEHIKELDNDIPDEMVFFIKPNSSISQKLIFPQGEPSCHYESEISFLLENNKISAVGFGLDLTLRHVQSKLKKAGLPWERAKAFRNSAVFSKFVSFDGDVNKLSLQLFINEELKQKGGVSLMINKPENIINEANTFLDFEDADILMTGTPVGVDNFKKGDIFIGKILYDEKILLEQRFEVF